In Penaeus monodon isolate SGIC_2016 chromosome 41, NSTDA_Pmon_1, whole genome shotgun sequence, a single genomic region encodes these proteins:
- the LOC119598439 gene encoding vegetative cell wall protein gp1-like → MLGRHVGSPCWVAMLGRHVGIPRRLARHSENPPSPRPSESENPPSPRPNQSENPPSPRPNQSENPPVASPESVRESTVASPISPQIPRRPSPESSRIHRRLPETVPESPVASPNQSEIPPSPAPISPESPSPARIVREPPRLPKRPRIPPRLALGPRIPVDSPQSFPESPVDSPPISPRIPPRLAQAVRNPPSPAQNSRNPPRLPNRPENPASDHPRIPVWAPPNRPRIPRRLPQTVRNPTLAPARKQSKIPPRLARNSPRIHRRLSPAVRNPRRSPE, encoded by the exons ATGTTGGGTCGCCATGTTGGGTCGCCATGTTGGGTCGCCATGTTGGGTCGCCATGTTGG AATCCCCCGTCGCCTCGCCCGTCATTCCGAGAATCCCCCGTCGCCTCGCCCAAGCGAGTCCGAGAATCCCCCGTCGCCTCGCCCGAATCAGTCCGAGAATCCCCCGTCGCCTCGCCCGAATCAGTCCGAGAATCCACCCGTCGCCTCGCCCGAATCAGTCCGAGAATCCACCGTCGCCTCCCCGATCAGTCCCCAAATCCCCCGTCGTCCCTCGCCCGAATCGTCCAGAATCCACCGTCGCCTCCCCGAAACAGTCCCAGAATCCCCCGTCGCCTCCCCGAATCAGTCCGAAATCCCCCCGTCGCCCGCCCCAATCAGTCCGGAATCCCCGTCGCCCGCCCGAATAGTCCGAGAACCCCCTCGCCTCCCCAAACGTCCGAGAATcccccctcgcctcgccctcgggcCGAGAATCCCCGTCGACTCGCCACAATCATTCCCAGAATCCCCCGTCGACTCGCCCCCAATCAGTCCGAGAATCCCCCCTCGCCTCGCCCAAGCGGTCCGAAATCCACCGTCGCCTGCCCAAAACAGTCGAaatccccctcgcctccccaatCGTCCGGAAAACCCCGCCTCGGATCATCCGAGAATCCCCGTTTGGGCCCCGCCCAATCGTCCGAGAATCCCCCGTCGCCTCCCCCAAACGGTCCGGAATCCCACCCTCGCCCCCGCCCGAAAACAGTCCAAAATCCCCCCTCGCCTCGCCCGAAACAGTCCGAGAATCCACCGTCGCCTCTCGCCCGCAGTCCGGAATCCCCGTCGCTCGCCCGAATAG